In Malania oleifera isolate guangnan ecotype guangnan chromosome 8, ASM2987363v1, whole genome shotgun sequence, a single window of DNA contains:
- the LOC131161874 gene encoding NAD kinase 2, chloroplastic isoform X2 yields MNQSPPAAGISPFCSQKLPPFIRETGIFGLRFGSPRKGRVRRQLKFVVSAEFLKHFSSNIGLDSQTTQPHDLSQLPWIGPVPGDIAEIEAYCRIFRASERLHIALMDTLCNPLTGECNVSYDFSSEEKPLLEDKIVSVLGCMVSLLSKGREDVLSGRSSIMNSFRVADVSAIEDKLPPLAVFRSEMKRCCESLHVALENYLTPDDDRSRDVWIKLQRLKNVCYDSGFPRGDDYPCHMLFANWNPVYLSSSKGYLPSEDSEVAFWVGGQVTEEGLIWLLEKGYKTIVDLRAETVKDTFYEVALDDAILSGKIELVKFPVEVQTVPSMEQVEEFASLVLNSSKKPIYVHSKEGVWRASAIVSRWRQYMNRRALQLPNQPVPSNGILSQDTNEMGKFNISLNAAESAALEDENESLQESLNAIHSSNGGSHEQVSLASKNKDRSSYEAFNCLVSCETKTSGQIVDENEVGSLKNLWREINPLMSQLPPCNVFSKKEMSMFFKHKKVSPLSYFDYLWKRLETLPLSRETYIGTLHRREIVSNSPKSRFLDAGSSNWSLSGKNPSLKPHISSTSSGTFLNGDRPASFGLTVNGFGAGERYSKAKTNVSTGVNNNPSTAPTSKTSREDQRSSGGASAVSTEDNLELIEGNMCASATGVVRVQSRRKAEMFLVRTDGFSCTRERVTESSLAFTHPSTQQQMLMWKSTPKTVLLLKKLGPELMEEAKEVASFLYYQEKMNVLVEPDVHDIFARIPGFGFVQTFYSQDTSDLHERVDFVACLGGDGVILHASNLFRGAVPPVVSFNLGSLGFLTSHAFEDYRQDLRQVIHGNNTLDGVYITLRMRLRCEIFRNGKAMPGKVFDVLNEVVIDRGSNPYLSKIECYEHDRLITKVQGDGVIVATPTGSTAYSTAAGGSMIPDDSRSNAWVSFDGKRRQQLSRGDLVRISMSQHPLPTVNKSDQTCDWFHSLVRCLNWNERLDQKAL; encoded by the exons ATGAATCAGTCTCCGCCGGCCGCCGGGATTTCCCCTTTTTGTTCGCAGAAGCTGCCTCCATTTATCAGAGAGACCGGCATCTTTGGACTCAGGTTTGGGTCGCCGAGAAAGGGCCGGGTCAGGAGGCAGCTTAAGTTCGTAGTTAGTGCAGAGTTTTTGAAACACTTTTCCTCGAACATCGGTTTGGACTCTCAG ACAACTCAGCCTCATGATTTGTCACAATTGCCTTGGATTGGTCCGGTTCCTGGCGACATTGCAGAAATTGAGGCTTATTGTAGAATCTTTAGAGCATCTGAACGGCTTCATATTGCATTAATGGATACATTATGCAACCCATTAACTGGAGAATGTAATGTCTCATATGATTTTTCTTCAGAGGAAAAACCTTTGTTGGAAGACAAAATAGTGTCTGTGCTTGGTTGCATGGTGTCTCTCTTGAGCAAAGGAAGGGAGGATGTACTTTCTGGGAGATCCTCCATTATGAATTCTTTTCGTGTTGCGGATGTAAGTGCAATTGAGGATAAGCTTCCGCCACTTGCTGTCTTCAGAAGTGAGATGAAAAGGTGTTGTGAGAGTTTGCACGTTGCTCTTGAAAACTATTTGACCCCTGATGATGATCGAAGCCGAGATGTATGGATAAAATTGCAGAGGTTGAAAAATGTCTGCTATGATTCTGGCTTTCCTCGTGGAGATGATTATCCCTGCCATATGCTGTTCGCCAACTGGAATCCTGTTTATTTGTCCTCTTCTAAAGGATACTTGCCATCTGAAGATTCTGAGGTGGCTTTCTGGGTAGGTGGCCAGGTGACAGAAGAAGGTCTGATATGGTTATTGGAGAAAGGATATAAAACTATTGTAGATCTTAGAGCAGAGACTGTCAAGGATACTTTTTATGAAGTGGCACTAGACGATGCTATTTTGTCTGGGAAGATTGAATTGGTCAAATTTCCAGTTGAAGTTCAGACTGTGCCTTCAATGGAGCAGGTTGAGGAGTTTGCGTCTCTGGTGTTGAATTCTAGCAAAAAGCCCATTTATGTCCATAGTAAGGAAGGAGTGTGGAGGGCTTCTGCAATAGTCTCCAGATGGAGGCAATACATGAATCGCCGTGCATTGCAGCTCCCTAATCAACCAGTCCCTTCCAATGGAATTCTATCTCAAGATACAAATGAAATGGGAAAGTTTAATATATCTTTGAATGCAGCTGAATCTGCAGCccttgaagatgaaaatgaatcACTGCAAGAGAGTTTGAATGCAATTCATAGTTCTAATGGTGGATCTCATGAGCAAGTCTCCTTAGCTTCCAAGAACAAAGATCGGAGCAGTTATGAGGCTTTCAATTGCCTTGTTTCTTGTGAAACTAAAACATCAGGACAAATAGTTGATGAAAATGAAGTAGGATCTCTAAAAAACTTATGGAGGGAAATCAATCCTCTCATGTCTCAGCTTCCTCCTTGCAATGTTTTTTCTAAAAAAGAGATGTCTATGTTCTTCAAACATAAAAAAGTCTCACCCCtttcttattttgattatttgtGGAAAAGATTGGAGACACTACCACTTTCAAGAGAGACATATATTGGGACATTGCATAGACGTGAAATTGTTAGTAATAGTCCAAAGTCAAGGTTTTTGGATGCAGGGAGTTCAAATTGGTCACTTAGTGGCAAAAATCCTTCTCTAAAGCCTCACATATCATCAACTAGCAGTGGGACATTTCTAAATGGTGATAGACCTGCTTCCTTTGGACTTACTGTGAATGGATTTGGTGCGGGGGAAAGGTATTCCAAGGCCAAAACTAATGTTTCCACCGGTGTAAATAATAACCCAAGTACAGCTCCCACATCTAAAACTTCCAGGGAGGATCAGAGGAGCAGTGGTGGAGCCTCTGCAGTTTCTACTGAAGACAATCTTGAGCTGATTGAAGGAAATATGTGTGCTTCTGCAACTGGTGTTGTTAGGGTGCAGTCAAGAAGGAAAGCGGAAATGTTTTTAGTTCGCACGGATGGATTCTCTTGTACCAGGGAGAGGGTAACTGAATCCTCcttggctttcactcatcctaGTACCCAACAGCAGATGCTTATGTGGAAATCTACTCCGAAAACTGTATTGTTGCTGAAGAAGCTGGGTCCAGAACTAATGGAAGAAGCAAAAGAG GTGGCTTCTTTCTTGTATTACCAAGAGAAAATGAATGTTCTTGTTGAACCTGATGTGCATGACATATTTGCCAGAATTCCAGGGTTTGGGTTTGTTCAGACCTTTTATAGTCAAGATACCAG TGATCTTCATGAGAGGGTAGATTTTGTTGCATGCTTGGGAGGAGATGGAGTCATACTCCATGCCTCAAATTTATTTAGAGGTGCTGTTCCCCCAGTTGTATCATTTAATCTTGGATCTCTTGGATTTCTCACTTCACATGCT TTTGAAGACTACAGGCAGGACCTAAGACAAGTCATTCATGGAAACAACACACTGGATGGTGTTTATATTACTCTAAGAATGCGTCTTAGGTGTGAAATTTTTCGAAATGGAAAAGCAATGCCTGGGAAAGTATTTGATGTTTTAAATGAGGTGGTTATTGATCGTGGTTCTAACCCTTACCTCTCCAAAATTGAATGTTATGAACATGACCGCCTTATAACCAAG GTGCAAGGCGATGGAGTTATTGTAGCCACACCTACGGGAAGTACGGCTTACTCTACAGCCGCAGGTGGTTCAATG